A region of the Methanobrevibacter ruminantium M1 genome:
TGAAGGACGTTGTTGATTTTGACATCAATGGATTGGCTGTATTGGATGCTGTTGGGCTAAAGGATCATGCCGATCATTTTCCAGCACAATTGTCCGGTGGAGAGCAACAAAGGGTGTCAATTGCAAGGGCAATTGCTAAGAGACCTAGTATGCTTTTGTGTGATGAGCCAACAGGAGCTCTTGATTCAAAAACAGGGGCTTTGATATTGGCTTTGCTTCAGGACATGTGCGAAAAGCTCAATACAACTGTTGTCATAGTTACTCATAATGCAATTCTATCAGAAGCTGCCAATAAGGTTATTAGGATAAAGAATGGACAGATTGAAAGTGTAATTGTAAATGAGATGCCTAAAAAGGTCTCTGAATTAGAATTGTGATTTTTATACTTTTAACTAGAAAGAAATCATGATTAAAAGTGCTTATGAATAATTTATTTGATTTATTTGATGATTTATTATTATTTTTATTGTAGTTAGTTTGGTATAAGCCGTAAATGTTTCTTGATTGGGATTTGTGATTATATGCTTAAAAGAAAGATGCTAAGAGATATTTGGAATTATAAAGTTCAATTTATATCCATTTTCATAATTGCATTCATAGGCGTATTTGTATTTGCCGGACTGACTGCAGAGGCAGATGGTTTTGAAGCCTCCATAGACTCATTTTACCAGAGGAGCAATTTAGCTGACGGATGGATATACTCAAACTATCTTGTTGATGACTTTCTAAAGCAGGTCTACTTGCTTGGCGCAACCACTAGTATGGAGAGACAGTTGGTTGTAGATTCCCAAGCTGAATTAGATGGCAAGCCCGATATTACGCTGCATTTTGTTGAAAACAACACCATATCTAAATATTATCCTCTTGAAGGCAATGAATTAAATATAAGCGATTCTGAAGGTGTATGGTTAGATAAAACTTTCGCTGATGCTCGAAATCTGAAGATAGGGGACACCATTGCATTTGAAAGCAATGGAATTAAAATAGAAAAGAAGATTAGGGGATTAGGCTATTCTCCAGAGAATGTTTATAGCT
Encoded here:
- a CDS encoding ABC transporter ATP-binding protein encodes the protein MTRLIEFKNVNKEYKSGDYILKAMDNVNFTIDEGEFVVILGPSGAGKSTLLNLLGGLDSVSSGEIIVNGSHIESFDDDQLTNYRARNVGFVFQFYNLIPNLTALENIELMKDVVDFDINGLAVLDAVGLKDHADHFPAQLSGGEQQRVSIARAIAKRPSMLLCDEPTGALDSKTGALILALLQDMCEKLNTTVVIVTHNAILSEAANKVIRIKNGQIESVIVNEMPKKVSELEL